The genome window CACGCTCTGAGCGCCAACGCCTACAGCAAGGCTTCGCTACTAGCACTACTTTGGCAGGTTGATGGAACCGGTGGAATCGTCGCGGATTTGCGTGTCAGTGTTGACTGATAGGCGGACCTGCGATGGTGGCGGACGCGAACTGGCGGACTGATCTGGAGCGATGGCTCGCGCCGTTTCTGGCGGGCTTTCGCATCCGGCACGTCGGCGGATATGCCCGCTCTATGTCGCCGGTTTGATCGGACCGGGCGACCGGAAAAGCGTTCAGCCGATGGCCGCACGGGCTGGCGATGTCGGCTACGACCAACTTCATCATTTCGTCGCCGCCGGGGTGTGGGACAGCGCCCCGCTGGAGGCGGCGCTATTGAAGGAAGCGGATCGCTTGGTCGGTGACGCGGCAGGCTTCCTCGTCATCGACGACACGGCGCTGCCCAAGAAAGGGCTTCACTCGGTGGGCGTGGCGCCACAATACGCCTCGTCGCTTGGAAAGACCGCCAATTGCCAGTCACTGGTCTCGGTCACCTTGGCCTCGCGCGAACTCCCGGTGATGGTGGGCCTTCGGCTGTTCCTGCCCGAGAGTTGGACAGACGATCGCGAGCGCATGGCGCGGGCCGGTGTTCCGGCAGCCCGGCAGGTCGCGCTGATAAAGCCGGAGATCGCCATCGAAGAGATCGATCGCGTCATCATGTCCGGTGCGCGCTTCGGCTGTGTGCTTGCTGATTCCGGCTACAGATGCAGTGGCCCCTTCCGGCAGGCCTTGAGCGAGCGCGGTCTGCTTTGGGCGGTCGGCTTGTCCCGGCGCCAGACCGTCTATGCAGCCGATGTCGGCCTGAGGTTCCCCCTCGCGAAGGTCGGAACACCCCGCAAATATCACATCCCGGATCAGCCTCCGGTCTCCGCCGAGGCGATGCTGGTTCAAAAAAAATGGCAAAAGGTCAGCTGGCGGCGCGGCACCAAAGGCCGGCTGACATGCCTGTTCGCAGTCCGCCGCGTCCGGGTTGCCGACGGCCATAGACACCGCATGCGCGACAACCGCGTCCAGGCCATGCCGGGCGACGAGGTCTGGCTCGTCGGCGAGCGGCGCTCGACCGGGGAGCAGAAGGACTATGTCTCGAACCTGCCGGCCGATACCACGATCAAGACGCTCGCCGCCACGATCAAGGCGAGGTGGATCGGTGAGCAGGCTCATCAGCAGTTGAAGGAGGAACTCGGCCTCGATCATTTCGAAGGCAGATCCTGGACCGGCTTACACCGACACGCCTTGATGACGATGATCGCCTACGCCTTCCTCCAATCCCGCCGCCGCCAAGCAGCGGGGCGGAAAAAAAAGAGTCGGTGGCCCACCGCCACAACCGAGCATGCCAGCCATCAGGCAAGCCATCCTCGATCTCTTCGTACGCCCGCCACCGCTGCGATGCCCGCACTGTGACAAACTCCTCTCCAAACCTCCCCAGAGAAATCTGCCAAAGTAGTGCTAGTAGCGACTTTGGAGATCGAAGCACGGTTTGCGAACGTGATATATTTTCCGGCCTTTGAAATTGTCACCCGTCCACGAGCGCCGGAACGATTTTCCGAGCGCAATCCGAGCCCGAGGGGATCGAGGCCGTCATGTGGGCCTTTCTGCGCGGCTGCCACATCCACCATGCCGTCGAGTGTGATTAGGCGTCCAAAGTTGGATCTGACTCACTTCTGATGAAGTCTGCTGATGGGTTGTGGTTGAGCCGTCAGCGAGGTCAGCGCCATGCAGCAAACGTTTCAACTGTCCTCCGTGATCCCAGCGGGTCTGGCCATTGAGGACGTCACGCTGGATGCCGGCCTCATTCTGATCACGGCAAAGGCCATCTCGGCCACGGGTGCGTGTCCGCTCTGCGAGGGCCCCTCGCGCCGTGTTCACAGCCGATACACGCGGCGCCTCTCCGATCTGCGCGGGCCGCGGTATCCGTCTCCACCTGGTGGCGCGGCGGTTCCGCTGTGACGAGCCACTGTGTTGCCAGCGGATCTTCGCGGAGCGTTTCGACCACGGCGTTGTCACGTCCCGGTCTCGCCGCACCGCTCGGCTCGACTGCATCGTGCACCACCTCGGGCTTGCCCTCGGCGGCCGTCCAGGGGCGAGCTTCGCCAAGCGACTGATGCTGCCGGTGAGCAACGACACCTTACTCCGCCTAGTGCGCCGCCGGTCACAGCGGCCAGTGGAGACCCTCAGGGTGGTCGGCATCGATGACTGGGCGTTCCGCCGCAACCACCGCTATGGCAGCATCGTCTGCGACCTCGAACGCCGCCCGATCGTGACGCTGTTGCTGGATCGTGAGAGGGCAACTGTCGAAGCACGGCTAGCGGCGCATCCGGGGATCGAGGTCGTGTCGCGCGACCGCGGTGGCGGGTATGGCGAGGCAGCCGCCAAGGCGCTGCCCCGCGCTGTCCAGGTCGCCGACCGCTGGCACCTGATGGAGAATGCCAGCGCGGCCTTCCTCGATGCGGTTCGCAAGTCGATGAGGCCGATCCGTGCCGCGATCGGCGCGACGGTAATCAATCCCGCGCTCCGCTCGGCGCGAGTATGGGCGGCCGGCTCAGCGCTATTCAAGCGACCTGACCGTGAATGGGCGCTGATCGCGCCACTCCTGCCTGGACCACGCCCGGTCGGTCGACCTCGAACCACCGACCTGCGGGAGGTGATGAATGCCATCTGGCTTCGGGCGGTTGTGCGTGGGCGCTTCTGCCTAAAGAATTCCCGCACCGATCAACCGTGCAGCGCTACTTTTACGACTGGCGCGACCGCGGTGTCTTGCGCCGGATCAACCATCACCTTGTCGTCGCTGCCCGTGATCTGGAAGGCCGCGAGGCGAGCCCCACTGCGGGCGTGATCGACAGCCAGAGCGTCAAGACGACCGAGAGCGGCGGCGTCCGTGGCTTCGATGCCGGCAAGAAGATCAACGGCCGCAAGCGCCACATTTTGACCGACACGCTCGGTCTGACGGTTGGCCTTGTCGCCCACGGCGCCGATGTTCAAGACCGTGATGGCGCTCCGGCCGTACTGCAATTGGTCCGCCATCGTTATCCCTGGCTGCGCCACGTCTTCGCCGACGGTGGATACGGCGGCGATAAGCTGAAGGGCCGGCTGAGCAAGATCGGTCAGTGGACGATCCAGGTCATCAAGCGAAACGACAAGGCCAAGGGGTTTGAACTCTTGCCCCGCCGCTGGGTCGTCGAGCGGACCTTCGCATGGCTCAACCGATGCCGACAGCTCGCAAAGACTTCGAGACCTCCCTCGACAGCGCCGAGGCCTGGATCACCGTCGCCTACATCCGCATGCTCACGCGAAGGCTGGCGCGCTACCACTATGCCATCTCACATTTCAAGTCGGGCACTGAGACATGCCAGACGCGAAAGAAAATTCGATAATTGATGAAGCCAACAAGCTCGAACCGGTATTCCGGCACGCGGGGCACCCACTCGAAAAATGCTCGCGTTTCGCCTTGATGCAGGACGTGTGTCCACTCATCGAACATAAGCACGGCGCCATTACTCAGACGCCCCTTCAAAAAAGCCAGACAATCTACTGCGGACTCATACAGGTCGCCGTCGATTTTTGCGTAGGCGATTGACTTGATGGCCTGAGCTTGGGGCGTCCTGAGGCTGTCGGAGAACCAGCCCGGCACGAGATGCAGGTGCGGCCTCGAGCCAAGGTCCAAGGTGGCGGCAACATCAGCGAGCTCATTTGCGAATTGCCCTGAATACCAACCTGGCGCATCGCGATGATCGTCAGGCGACGGGAGGCCCTCGAAACTGTCGAAGCCCCACGTTTCGCGGATCATTCCGCACCGCTCCATATTATCGAGTTGCATGGCGAGCCAACTCCCGGCAGCGACCCCGAACTCGACCAAGCATCCCGTAACTCGATCCGCCCAAAGCTTGTCGTACATGTCAACAGCGAGCTTTACGACAGTCGGATAGACTGCAATATCGATTGCGTCTGCATACTTTGTGCCAAGAGGAAAAGTTGTCCCAAACGGCAAATTCGTTTGTAGACCGGCGATTCCGCAAACTTTGTACATAAAATAATTATATTCTACGACAGGGTCGGCGAGCGAATTGGCCATAAGTTTTTCGAAATCCGATTCCTTGAGCCCGAGCGCATGGATCTTCATAAGAAAATGTCCCGTCCACTCACCGCTCATTTCACTGCGTTCCCATGACATTGCAATAGTCTTCCCTTCGATCTATAAATTTGTAGTGATTTAACTCATCAGCAGTTAGAGCCTGACCCAAAAGACTGTTGTATTCGCGTGAGCTGAGTGATTCAAGCGCCCGACATTTTTGGCGGGTGCGCGATGACATGGACGACGGAACACAGAGCGACGGACAGGCGTGAGGGTTTGGGGTTTCCCCAGCAATCTGACGGACGCGGAGTGGGCGGTGCTGGCGCCCCTCATCCCGCAGGCGACGCCTGGTGGGCGTCCACGCAAAACCGATATGCGCCAAGCCATGGACGCGATCTTCTATCTACTGCGAACGGGCAGCCCATGGCGGTACCTGCCGCGCGATGGCTTTCCGCCGCGCTCCACGGTGTACAACATCTTCCGCAAACTCCAGGCTGACGGAACCTGGGAGGCGATCTGGGCCGAGCTGTACGTCCTGCTCCGTGAACGAGAGGGCCGAGAGGCGAGCCCCACAGCTGCGGTAATGGACAGTCAGACGATAAAGTCGGCGGAAAAAGGGGGTGCAAAGCGCAGAATCAGCCCCCGACCAAGCCGACGCAGTGGGATATGACGCAAGCAAGAAGGTGAAAGGGCGCAAGATCCATGCCCTGGTGGACACGCTGGGGCTGCCAATCCGCCTTGTCGTGCATTCGGCCGCGATCCAAGATCGTGACGGCGCGGCCCTGCTGCTGGACAAGCTGCGCTAACGCTTCCCCTGGTTGGAATGCGTGTTCGCCGACGGCGGATACAACGCTCAGCAGACCTATGAGGCCGCCGCAGCCAATCATCCGCTCCGCCTTGAGGTGGTCAGACGCAACCCGCGTGCGGTCGATGAGATTATGCAGTTCGTCGCTTGCGTGGCCGATTGGCCTGAGCCCTGATGCAGCGAGGGCAATTTGTGACGATCGCGGTCCCTGGCGATTACGGCAAGCCGCGGCTCGCCCTCGTGGTGCAGAACGATCTGTTCGCGGAACTGCCCTCCGTCGTGGTGTGCCCGCTCACCTCAATGGTTCGCAGTGATGCGGATCTGTTCCGCTTGGATGTCGAGCCCTCCCCCGGCAACGGCCTTCGCCAGCTCTCGCAGATCGCGATCGACAAGATCACCGTCGTGCCTGCGGCCAAGATCGGCGAGGTGATCGGCAAGGCCGGTGACGCGCTGCTTCTGCGTGTCAATCGGGCGCTGGCCCTGTTCCTGAGCATCGTATGACGCATCCAGCCGCATGAACCCTGAGGACGGCCTTTTCCACGATCGTGGGATGCCCAGTTGCCCGTCTTGCCCTTGCGAGAGAAGTTGACTTGCCCAAATACCCATTTGACCGATTTCATTTGAACGTTTTTGGGTAATCGGGTTAAAGATATCCTAACCGCTTGGGTTCTAGCCCGTCTGGGCAGTTAGTCGCTTGCCCGGAGGGGCTCATGGCCGTCATCAGCGTATGTTCCACCAAGGGAGGGGTCGGGAAGACCACTCTTGTCATCTGCCTCGCCGACGCCTTCGCGCGTCAGGGCGGCAGCGTTGCGATCATCGATGCCGATCCGAATGGCCACGTCGCCAGCTGGCGGGAGCGGGCAGGGGACGATTGCAAGGTCGACGTCAAGTCCGGCGTAACCGAGAAGGCAATCCTTGATCAGATCGCCGAGGCTGCCTCGCGCTATTCGTTGGTCTTCGTCGACCTCGAGGGGGCCGCCTCGCAGTCCGTGACCTATGCGATTGCAGAGTCGGACCTCGTTCTCATCCCGACCAAGGTGTCTGGGATGGACCTGCAGGAGGTCTTCCGTACCTACGAAGTTGTCCAGCGGGCCGAGAAGATGTTGCGTCGAATGATCCCGGCGCGCGCGGTGCTTACGCAGATGTCGCCACTCCCCAGCCGCGTCGCCGGCCACGCCCGGCAGGAGATCCAGGCCGCGAGTATCCCGGTCCTGAAGACAGAGGTGATCCAGCGGACCGCTTATCAGGCAATCCACTTTACCGGCATTACGCCCGCCCATCCTGACGGCGACATGAAGGCTAACAACGAGATCACAGGCGTGCTTGGCGAGTTACTCGAGATCCTTTCAGCGCAGCAGGCTACCCGATGACAAAGGCTCCGCTCTTCCAACCTGCACCGCGTCCGAAGCCGCTTACCAGTGGCGACGCCGCGCGGAAGCTTTCTGAGGCCGCTGGTGATCTAGGCTTCACCCGGGCGTCCAACGTCCCAAACAGCCAGACACTCGAAAACCCAAGCGACCAAATGGCCAAAAAACCATTTGCCCATCAGCCCAAAGGGATAGGACTGAAACTTGAGATCCCCGATCCCGTCTATACGGCTCTTCGCCAGGAAGCGCTGAACCGTCGCGTAACGGTCCGCTATCTGGTCCTCGAGGCACTCGCCGCGAAGGGCTATGCAGTGGATCTTTCGGTTGTGCCAGAGGATGGGCGTCGCATCCGGTAGCTCAAGGTGTCCGGCTGACTGTTTGACATCTCACCGTCGGCCCGGCGTCATGGTCAATCGGCGCGAATCGTGCGCCGATTCGGAGAGATCATGGCCGGGTAGGTTGTAAAACGAGAAAGGCCCTCACGCTTGGCGGCGTGAAGGCCTTTGAAATCGATAGGGGCTTTCGCTTCCTGACAGTCGCGAACGTCTCATAGCTCCCCCTAAGGAGTCAACCGGAAAGCGCATGCTTTTCGGATCGAGATCGCTTGCGCCTGAGACGGCCTACGAGGGGTCAGGATGTTTGCGGAACAGATGCGGTGCGCCATCGCGGCAACACCACGGAACCGGCTGCCTGAGCTATCGGCGGCGGTGTGGAAGGCCTATGCGGCCGGCGTGATCGGGGAGGATGACGCCCAGGCCCTTGCGGAGGCCGTGGAGGCCAAGAAGGCTGTTCCAACGGCAGTCATAGCTCGAAAGCACGTCGGGAGCCGCCCGCGGTCACCGGAGAGTCTTGAGCGCCGTCGTCGATGGACCGCGTCGGGCCTAATGCCGCCGCAGCTTGCTGCGCAGTTCACCATGGGCGAGGTCGCAGCATTGGCCGTTGTGGCGGCCGAGGCCAGCAAGAGAGGCGCGTGCAAGCTCACGCTCGGCCATATCGCTGCGCTAGCCGGTGTCTGCCGCTCGACCGTGCGCAACGCCGTACGTCAGGCCGTAGCTCTGGGCCTTATGCGGTCGGAGGAGTGGCGGTTGTCAGCCTGGCGCAACGCCCCGAACACCGTGACGGTGATATCGCCCGAATGGCTGGCTTGGCTGAGGCTTGGTCAGCGACATAGGGGAGGGGTCAAATCAGTGTGGCCCACGCCTACAAACGTTCAGAACTGGACGAAAACGAACCCAGCCAAAGCAAAGAAGCCTCACAGGAATAGAGCCGAAAGAACTGTGCCAGGCGTGGGAAGGCGAGACGCACGAGACGGGGTGTGAGTAAAAACGGAACAGAAAACCTACATAAGCAGACGCTGATCGCAACGCCTGGCTCTTGATCCGGGCCTGCAGGTAGACGCCGTCCGCCCACATGTAGACATAGCGTCGTGCCGACAGGTCTCGCGTCTGCCAGCGCGCGTACTCGGCCTCCCACTCGACCGTGAGGCGGCTGACCACCGAAGGCGACAGGTTCGAAGCATCCTTGCCAAACAATGCCGTCAGCGCCTCCTGGAAGTCGCCGGTCGAGACGCCACGCAGGTACAACACGGGCAACAGCGCATCCAAGCTGCGCGTTCGCCGCGACCACTTGGGTAGGATCGCCGACGTGAAGCGGACCCTCTCGTCGTCAGACGCGGCCCCACGATCGCGGATATTCACGCGCGACA of Lichenihabitans psoromatis contains these proteins:
- a CDS encoding TylF/MycF/NovP-related O-methyltransferase, with the translated sequence MSWERSEMSGEWTGHFLMKIHALGLKESDFEKLMANSLADPVVEYNYFMYKVCGIAGLQTNLPFGTTFPLGTKYADAIDIAVYPTVVKLAVDMYDKLWADRVTGCLVEFGVAAGSWLAMQLDNMERCGMIRETWGFDSFEGLPSPDDHRDAPGWYSGQFANELADVAATLDLGSRPHLHLVPGWFSDSLRTPQAQAIKSIAYAKIDGDLYESAVDCLAFLKGRLSNGAVLMFDEWTHVLHQGETRAFFEWVPRVPEYRFELVGFINYRIFFRVWHVSVPDLKCEMA
- a CDS encoding IS5 family transposase, with amino-acid sequence MRVWGFPSNLTDAEWAVLAPLIPQATPGGRPRKTDMRQAMDAIFYLLRTGSPWRYLPRDGFPPRSTVYNIFRKLQADGTWEAIWAELYVLLREREGREASPTAAVMDSQTIKSAEKGGAKRRISPRPSRRSGI
- a CDS encoding transposase, with translation MQSAESAPDQADAVGYDASKKVKGRKIHALVDTLGLPIRLVVHSAAIQDRDGAALLLDKLR
- a CDS encoding type II toxin-antitoxin system PemK/MazF family toxin encodes the protein MTIAVPGDYGKPRLALVVQNDLFAELPSVVVCPLTSMVRSDADLFRLDVEPSPGNGLRQLSQIAIDKITVVPAAKIGEVIGKAGDALLLRVNRALALFLSIV
- a CDS encoding ParA family protein; this translates as MAVISVCSTKGGVGKTTLVICLADAFARQGGSVAIIDADPNGHVASWRERAGDDCKVDVKSGVTEKAILDQIAEAASRYSLVFVDLEGAASQSVTYAIAESDLVLIPTKVSGMDLQEVFRTYEVVQRAEKMLRRMIPARAVLTQMSPLPSRVAGHARQEIQAASIPVLKTEVIQRTAYQAIHFTGITPAHPDGDMKANNEITGVLGELLEILSAQQATR
- a CDS encoding transposase, giving the protein MNEPINVVRLRQPDDVDDPLTDVLRAGARRLLAQAVELEAEAFLACMQELKLPDGRARLVRHGHGPERPIQTGIGAVGVSRVNIRDRGAASDDERVRFTSAILPKWSRRTRSLDALLPVLYLRGVSTGDFQEALTALFGKDASNLSPSVVSRLTVEWEAEYARWQTRDLSARRYVYMWADGVYLQARIKSQALRSASAYVGFLFRFYSHPVSCVSPSHAWHSSFGSIPVRLLCFGWVRFRPVLNVCRRGPH